From a region of the Chitinophaga caseinilytica genome:
- a CDS encoding response regulator transcription factor has product MPKIIIAEDHSVLRMGVKIIIGERYPKAFIREADTFYHVLDLLREAPCDLLLLDIQLPGGGHPRMIAEVQGIRPATPILVFSNFDEETHAISYLKAGASGYLQKTAPPETVQEAISTVIGGAPWISAPMQSRLLGHFPKNKMQESSQLSPREFEVMQMMVKGAGNPEIKAALNIQSSTLSTFKMKIFRKMGVNNVIELADKVSAFPARQETKP; this is encoded by the coding sequence ATGCCAAAGATTATTATTGCCGAAGACCACAGCGTACTGAGAATGGGAGTCAAGATCATTATCGGCGAACGTTATCCTAAAGCCTTTATCCGCGAAGCGGACACCTTTTACCATGTACTGGATTTGCTGCGGGAAGCGCCCTGCGACCTCTTACTGCTGGACATTCAGCTGCCCGGCGGCGGCCATCCGCGCATGATCGCCGAAGTGCAGGGCATTCGCCCGGCCACGCCCATCCTCGTGTTTTCCAATTTCGATGAAGAAACCCACGCCATCAGCTACCTGAAAGCCGGCGCCAGTGGTTATCTGCAGAAAACCGCCCCTCCCGAAACCGTCCAGGAAGCCATCAGCACCGTTATCGGCGGCGCGCCATGGATCAGCGCGCCCATGCAGTCGCGGCTGCTGGGCCATTTCCCGAAAAACAAAATGCAGGAATCCTCACAACTCTCGCCGAGGGAGTTCGAAGTGATGCAGATGATGGTCAAAGGCGCAGGAAACCCCGAGATCAAGGCCGCCCTCAACATCCAGTCGTCTACCCTCAGTACGTTTAAAATGAAAATTTTCCGGAAGATGGGAGTTAACAATGTGATCGAACTGGCAGACAAAGTCAGTGCGTTCCCCGCTCGCCAGGAAACCAAACCGTAA
- a CDS encoding sensor histidine kinase, translating into MDTARYLLRHYDNSSGLPQNSVNAIGADAEGYIWLATENGLVRFDGLHFRLWTGENPPLKNNRYYNIFFDEKGRLSAMNYHDEVVTIAHGHVTRDSLTPLSARDFVRWRQPDNSLDSGISYHIRLPLRPMGWGAELECLHWQTGNDRFVDYRNGKMTSLRDGKPEYQHPFLHHGSWNFFLLNGVLYFLEKDGRSVRFGPQMQTARLRGDIARDPAFARRPGEIKIFWNRLYPGHVLLYFNHSFYLTTAKGDGLHTRKVFSGFDVKANNINAAFYDTASGSLYLGSGTLGLFILTPQSFSSNHVPDGNNSHYSVIPYGPDRVLTRGFLLGLPGSGVQRLGWQATSSDYYSMSLDGLGNMWTKGHNQLMRYNLLPPLRQTGRWQLPAKITMLYTDSRQKLWIGLNNHMGVWTIDCRKPDTAATKLLQLWLDPTCFAEDGNIMYIGANRGCYIYNMASRRLDSLAGLTGKYVRSAKVTRPGEVWITTYEDGFFLYKDGRLTAFPADNDRYLANAHCIYADQKGYLWIPTNKGLFQARRTDLLAYAADSTVSPYYHYYDRSDGFATNEFNGGCQPCAAEMGNGYVALPSLNGVVLFHPDSVRPLLPGAVVSLDRALLDKEALAADSLIRLPGQFHSLQLEFSSPYMGNRKNLQLNYALVRVGAGDTIWIPLPADGRVTLSALPPGDYALVVRKMDGFGPGNFTDKTLRLHVKTPWYESRLFYFALLLSGVVITLLVTRLRTVYINRKNAMLEELVASKTRELQAKSALQEKIIQSVSHNILTPLKYQQLLSQKIFETVGKEAKSLSDMSRILNDHTHYLYYMVANLLRYLKSQIEERDVKETVFFPAETAGEVLKIFAGIASEKGTELVNEIPVSLALYGDEVLLSVILHNLADNAVKVTRNGRIALSANDVGGGTVIVISDSGPGMRADLVQWFNHGASRDYPLAGGGIGLMIVKELAQTMGLHVAATAEAGKGTEFTVWFPGERGTH; encoded by the coding sequence ATGGATACCGCACGTTATCTGCTGCGGCATTACGACAACAGCAGCGGGCTGCCGCAAAACAGCGTAAACGCCATCGGCGCGGATGCGGAAGGGTATATCTGGCTCGCTACGGAAAACGGGCTGGTGCGGTTCGATGGGTTGCATTTCCGGCTGTGGACGGGCGAAAACCCTCCGCTGAAGAACAACCGTTACTATAATATTTTCTTCGACGAGAAAGGACGCCTCAGCGCCATGAACTACCACGACGAAGTAGTGACCATCGCGCACGGCCACGTAACCCGCGACTCCCTGACCCCGCTCTCCGCCCGCGATTTCGTACGCTGGCGCCAGCCGGATAATTCGCTCGACAGCGGCATTTCCTACCACATCCGCCTGCCGCTCCGCCCCATGGGCTGGGGCGCCGAGCTGGAATGTCTCCACTGGCAGACGGGGAACGACCGCTTTGTGGATTACAGGAACGGCAAGATGACGAGCCTCCGGGACGGCAAGCCCGAATACCAGCACCCGTTCCTCCATCACGGCAGCTGGAACTTTTTCCTGCTCAACGGCGTGCTGTATTTCCTGGAAAAGGACGGGCGCTCCGTTCGGTTCGGCCCGCAAATGCAGACCGCGCGCCTCCGGGGCGACATCGCCCGCGATCCCGCCTTCGCACGCCGGCCGGGAGAAATAAAGATTTTCTGGAACCGGCTCTATCCGGGCCATGTGCTGCTGTACTTCAATCATTCCTTTTACCTTACTACAGCCAAAGGCGATGGGCTCCACACACGGAAAGTATTCTCCGGATTCGATGTGAAGGCGAACAACATCAACGCCGCCTTTTACGATACCGCCTCCGGCAGCCTGTACCTCGGGAGCGGCACGCTCGGACTTTTCATCCTTACCCCGCAGTCTTTCTCCAGCAACCACGTGCCCGACGGCAATAACAGCCACTACAGCGTAATTCCCTATGGCCCCGACCGCGTGCTGACGCGCGGGTTCCTGTTGGGGCTGCCGGGGTCCGGGGTGCAACGGCTCGGCTGGCAGGCGACCAGCTCCGATTACTACAGCATGAGCCTGGATGGTTTAGGCAACATGTGGACGAAAGGGCACAACCAGCTGATGCGCTACAACCTGTTGCCGCCGCTCCGGCAAACCGGCCGGTGGCAACTGCCCGCCAAGATCACGATGTTGTACACGGACAGCCGGCAAAAGCTCTGGATCGGGCTGAACAACCACATGGGCGTATGGACGATCGACTGCCGGAAACCGGACACTGCCGCCACGAAGCTCCTGCAGCTATGGCTCGACCCTACCTGTTTCGCGGAAGACGGGAACATCATGTACATTGGTGCTAACCGCGGATGTTATATCTACAATATGGCTTCGCGACGCCTGGATTCATTAGCCGGACTAACGGGAAAGTATGTACGCAGCGCGAAAGTGACGCGGCCCGGCGAAGTGTGGATCACGACCTACGAAGACGGATTTTTTCTTTATAAGGACGGCCGGCTGACGGCGTTCCCGGCGGATAACGACCGCTACCTGGCGAATGCGCACTGCATTTACGCAGACCAAAAGGGGTATTTGTGGATCCCGACCAACAAAGGTCTTTTCCAGGCGCGGCGGACGGATTTGCTGGCTTATGCCGCCGATTCCACCGTTTCGCCCTATTATCATTATTACGATCGCAGCGACGGATTTGCCACCAACGAGTTCAACGGCGGATGCCAGCCCTGTGCGGCGGAAATGGGGAACGGATATGTGGCGCTGCCTTCGCTGAACGGCGTCGTGCTCTTCCATCCCGACTCCGTACGGCCCCTTTTGCCCGGGGCGGTGGTTTCGCTGGACAGGGCTTTGCTGGACAAGGAAGCGCTGGCGGCCGACAGCTTGATCCGCCTGCCGGGGCAGTTCCATTCCCTTCAGCTGGAATTCAGCAGCCCATATATGGGCAACCGGAAGAACCTGCAACTGAACTATGCGCTGGTGCGGGTAGGAGCGGGCGATACGATCTGGATCCCGCTGCCGGCAGACGGGCGCGTAACGCTGTCTGCCCTGCCGCCGGGCGATTATGCGCTGGTGGTCCGCAAGATGGACGGGTTCGGTCCCGGGAATTTTACCGACAAAACCCTGCGCCTGCATGTAAAAACGCCCTGGTACGAATCGCGCCTGTTCTACTTCGCGCTGCTGCTGTCGGGTGTGGTAATAACGTTACTGGTTACACGTTTAAGAACGGTTTATATCAACCGGAAGAACGCCATGCTGGAGGAGCTGGTGGCTTCGAAAACGCGGGAGTTGCAGGCGAAGTCGGCCTTGCAGGAGAAGATCATCCAGTCCGTTTCCCACAACATCCTCACCCCGCTGAAATACCAGCAGTTGCTGTCGCAGAAGATATTCGAAACGGTGGGGAAGGAGGCGAAATCGCTGTCCGACATGTCGCGCATCCTGAACGACCATACCCATTATTTATATTACATGGTGGCCAACCTGTTGCGGTATCTGAAGAGTCAGATCGAGGAGCGGGATGTGAAGGAGACGGTATTTTTCCCTGCTGAGACTGCCGGCGAGGTGCTGAAGATATTTGCCGGCATCGCTTCGGAAAAGGGGACGGAGCTGGTGAACGAAATCCCGGTTTCGCTGGCGTTGTATGGAGACGAGGTGTTGCTGTCGGTGATCCTGCACAACCTGGCAGACAATGCCGTGAAAGTGACGCGCAACGGGCGGATTGCGCTTTCGGCCAATGACGTGGGCGGCGGAACGGTGATCGTGATCTCGGATTCGGGGCCGGGGATGCGGGCAGACCTCGTCCAGTGGTTCAACCATGGCGCCTCCCGCGATTATCCGCTGGCTGGCGGCGGAATCGGGCTCATGATCGTCAAGGAGCTGGCGCAAACGATGGGCCTGCACGTGGCGGCTACGGCGGAAGCTGGGAAAGGAACCGAATTTACGGTTTGGTTTCCTGGCGAGCGGGGAACGCACTGA